In one window of Microbacterium natoriense DNA:
- a CDS encoding ABC transporter substrate-binding protein, with protein sequence MNTALDGGVQVLTAVDPNLVTEFEGTDFTLTTGRTTDKATLAFNNAKAPLDDVRVREALRLAIDHEALVEAVGAGTTLYGPIPELDPGYQDLSDVISYDPEKAKALLKEAGQEDLELTLTIPSFYGTTVPKVLISDFAKVGVTLDVDSVEFPAWLEDVYTNHDYDLSFVLHVEPRDFGNFANPDYYFGYDNPEVQSLYTKALETVDADESAKLLAQAAKIVSKDHAADWLYNGETITAVSPLVSGFPKDSINSRIDLAGVTVSSEK encoded by the coding sequence GTGAACACGGCGCTCGATGGCGGCGTGCAGGTGCTCACCGCCGTCGACCCGAACCTCGTCACGGAGTTCGAGGGCACCGACTTCACGCTCACGACCGGCCGCACGACCGACAAGGCGACCTTGGCCTTCAACAACGCCAAGGCGCCTCTCGACGACGTCCGGGTGCGCGAGGCGCTGCGGCTCGCGATCGACCACGAAGCACTCGTGGAGGCGGTCGGCGCAGGCACGACTCTGTACGGTCCGATCCCCGAGCTCGATCCCGGATACCAGGACCTGTCCGACGTGATCTCCTACGACCCGGAGAAGGCCAAGGCGCTTCTCAAGGAGGCCGGCCAGGAAGACCTTGAGCTCACCCTGACGATTCCGTCGTTCTACGGCACGACCGTCCCCAAGGTGCTCATCTCGGATTTCGCGAAGGTGGGCGTCACGCTTGACGTCGACTCGGTCGAGTTCCCCGCCTGGCTCGAGGACGTGTACACGAACCATGACTACGACCTGAGCTTCGTGCTGCACGTCGAGCCGCGCGACTTCGGCAACTTCGCCAACCCCGACTACTACTTCGGCTACGACAACCCCGAGGTGCAGAGCCTGTACACGAAGGCGCTGGAGACGGTCGATGCCGATGAATCGGCGAAACTGCTGGCGCAGGCGGCGAAGATCGTGTCGAAGGATCACGCCGCCGACTGGCTCTACAACGGTGAGACGATCACGGCGGTCAGCCCGCTGGTCTCCGGCTTCCCGAAGGACTCGATCAACTCGCGCATCGACCTGGCGGGCGTCACCGTCAGCTCCGAGAAATAG
- a CDS encoding alpha/beta fold hydrolase: MQVVIDISEFSYLPAQAEVLGVPLPRVERLSLELPDGRTLSALRFGTESPQVTLLHGAGLNAHTWDTTALALQRPLLAIDLAGHGDSSWRGDADYTARPLAADVALALDAWTTHPQVVVGQSLGGLTAAALAASRPDLVSEIIVVDITPGIDVTAGPAALRAFYEGPTDFATREELVDKAISLGFGGTRPETERGVFLNTRVRPDGRIEWKHHFAHLAAQALAAHDAGSAAVPSVLHETGWADLAEASAPITLVRATGGFVSEADADEFLRRVPAARAITVNATHNVQETAPAELAAVVSAVL; encoded by the coding sequence ATGCAGGTGGTGATCGACATCAGCGAGTTCAGCTATCTTCCCGCGCAGGCCGAGGTACTCGGGGTTCCGCTCCCCCGCGTCGAACGGCTCTCTCTCGAACTCCCCGACGGCCGGACCCTGAGCGCGCTGCGCTTCGGCACGGAATCCCCGCAGGTCACCCTCTTGCACGGCGCGGGACTCAACGCCCACACGTGGGACACCACGGCGCTCGCGCTGCAGCGACCGCTACTCGCGATAGACCTGGCCGGCCACGGCGACTCCTCCTGGCGAGGCGATGCCGACTACACCGCCCGCCCGCTCGCCGCCGACGTCGCCCTGGCGCTCGATGCGTGGACCACGCATCCGCAGGTCGTCGTCGGGCAGTCGCTGGGCGGGCTCACCGCCGCCGCCCTCGCCGCGTCGCGTCCTGACCTCGTGTCCGAGATCATCGTGGTCGACATCACCCCCGGGATCGACGTCACCGCCGGCCCTGCGGCGCTTCGCGCCTTCTACGAGGGCCCGACCGACTTCGCCACGCGTGAGGAACTCGTCGACAAGGCGATCTCTCTCGGGTTCGGCGGCACCCGCCCTGAGACGGAGCGCGGCGTCTTCCTCAACACGCGTGTCCGCCCGGACGGTCGCATCGAGTGGAAGCATCATTTCGCGCATCTCGCCGCACAGGCTCTCGCCGCACACGATGCGGGAAGCGCCGCAGTGCCCTCGGTCCTGCACGAGACCGGATGGGCGGATCTCGCGGAAGCGTCTGCGCCGATCACTCTGGTCAGGGCGACGGGCGGCTTCGTCAGCGAAGCGGATGCCGACGAATTCCTGCGCCGCGTCCCCGCCGCGCGCGCGATCACTGTGAACGCCACCCACAATGTGCAGGAGACCGCCCCCGCCGAGCTCGCCGCCGTCGTCTCCGCTGTTTTGTGA